The Euphorbia lathyris chromosome 4, ddEupLath1.1, whole genome shotgun sequence genomic interval acacagtagcgtttagatttgttcatattagtttacattttggtagtagccgaccttatctctattacgaagttacagcgagaagatttagtagaggatccgccccggagtttgacaaactctaacgaaacccaaggaaaggattgacaacccgttcacctGCAAGCCGTCGAaagtttccatgcttcttgttctctgtaaacttgtatcaaattcatatttcatctaataaagttcattctattcgatagatttttatatagcactttggtaaatgatccgaagtgagttctggtgttttcattaaaacgtagttgaattcaaaatctttacaaggaaactttgttgaacacttaggcaaattgatatcatcagtagagtatcaatttggttaaggtagcaatctaacccgaccgtaggaggattgactgcagttcaaagcctttaaattagaggaatcgacgtttatttcattgttataatttatacaaagtttaaagttgttttctttgcttaatgcaaacgaatacatttgtttacttttctaaagaactaaacgtttctgttttgtaatttatccctaaatcagaagtgatttctaacatttgttatactctaatttaattcttattctagcaatttctaaaccaaatccaattaaacgattttccatattataaaccttaaaagtaaatttaaccgattcaaaataagttttttttgttaaaaagcgttccctgtgggatcgatatcttttattactacaagcgtataccgtgcacttgcggaaatcgctcaacaatgcCCCTTACTCTTTGACTGCCACCTCaacttttttaacaccgttagtcttTTTGGACCTTGTTTGCTAACGTAATCAACCTCAATGTACCAGtttgtcaacttttaaaccacatagtttatgtttaaaaatgacctaaaccacaaggtttatttttgtaacttTACCTAGTTTTTATTCTCTTTTGTAGCACTTTGTAACTTTTATGCCTAATTTATATcattttcaataaaatattatcaaattagATTAGAACTTATTTTGACCCAATTTCTACTTAATTGATTTACCAAAAGCTAATTAAATTGACTTAGTATTTAAGAGTTTTTTTTGGTGAGTTAATTAATTAGATATTGGCTTTGATCTAATGGGACTTTGATGGAGATTTTTAAGGGCATTTAAACCAAGGGCAAAGCTGACCAACCAAGAAAGAGAGCCAAACACGAGCATGAGCCACTGAAGGCCAACTGGCTAGCCCCATCTAGAAGCCATCCTTCCTTTAAAGGCCATCTCGGCGAGCTGgactgtcacgtccgtgtctaaatttctagaattgatatattgatattaatatattttataaatattgggtgcgtgatttttatttggtgctataggaaaagtttggagttaattcgatggttttaggtgtaaattaaaagtttaggataagttttaaaagattatagaaagatggaggatcaaactagatattttccagatttgagGTATATATCTCAAATCTTTCTAGCGGTGATCTtcatcatctttctttctttttccttctcCTGTATCTTCAGTTTTCtctcgaccgtttctccaccgtttctttgatttacggagattcgaccgtccgaatcacttgaaatttacaccatagcatccttacgcatagatctaagtcctaaccgaagagtttttgagtttcggaagtgtttggaggaaaaacgtcttagacagaatttagaggagaattgaaggggtgtattttcttcaattagcagccaaggtaagtaactatcaactatattttgagttttatttatataaatatatatataatcaaagaattttcagaaattgatattttaggattCTAcgggaattttataaaattggggtttttcacgatcttgctttttattgtgaaattatagttcaaatgaactattgactatgtttatATGTGAATTACAGATTTTACTTGGTTATGTTGATTTGAGGTTTCGTTGGTTGATTAACTttggaattttatttgattaaggattgatattttggagaattgaaaacttgtgagcttgattatgatcaagtgaattatatacatatatgtttttggtttcaatatatatatatatatatatatatatatatatagaataaaatgtttggtatccattgagagtagtccgGTTGGGTGGATTTAATtctaaagaccatatttagtgagaaatatggcctgtgtacacagtctgaagacctattgggtatggcagtgaagtgttgggtgttggtcccttgtaacgtgacaatattagtttGAAGGGgtgttaggaactatttaaaaaattttacGTTAGGCTGACTTATATTTAGAACTTAGACTTTTTCAAAGTCTATTAGCGCAGTGGtactgagtaagttttagatgCAAGCTTAGTCAACAAGTGACTAAGACTGAATctatccttgagtcaggagatagcacttgagtctattcctgaactcagcttgacagttcactcaactcagcttatgttctttttagtgtttaactaggcagtattatagcaagcaatatgttaaggagataagggttagaaagatattactcagcagacgtatcctggttcggcctctccgcctatgtccagtccccgaaattccttccgagcttttcagaatcctctactgagctctttaaaggtagagcacaaaccttttacaatagcaactgagtatacaagagtaccttcctctattcctctactcaatcctatttctacagctgagtactatgaccgagtactcagcttctcctttctatacttctagaaatgataagtgttttctgttctaaacaataattgctaagaacactttagatgaactaaaatcactctagacttttacacaaagattggaattggtgtaaggtttgttttgcttttctaatacagaacttcaagtatcaatttggtcagcgtttcgacttaatgAAGAtatgcatcgaatgaagcgtttgagtggcctatttatagtgacacttgatgcaccggtaattttgaatttcgaaataaccgttagagggaaacggcttcccgttgctttcactcagtacatgctcagcgtcctcggccaatcacattcttgtatcttctgtcttcgacaGTGCTCAACAGCTTTCCATCAGGCTGgacagaatgtttccacatttctggcaaagtcttccagacagcttcctacgtcttctgaactttacccaaagtagaaatactttgtctacaagTTTGTTCAGGTCAACCGCTGACCTAACTTCCTTGTcgcacaactcagcagcttcgtcttgaagcttttggtcgaaggcttctcgatccttctccttGCTGGGCTTGCATTTTGTTCAGCTTGAGCTGTgttttgatctgcttgggccGTGTGGCTTTCATTCggtgacttgggcttgactttctcttgtgggcctttgggctttgtaacttaatgtcttatgaattaaaatactcaacattgaacaaacacattagtacaaataaatcaaagcatttaaatttaatgtgttagaatatttttatcatggagatttaattctacttaaataattttgtcaaatcaaaatcatgtggaaaggtgtttcaacattgggtaagaccatatgggataggcaatgttaagagacgtctcgtatatgttgtgaattgtgattgaattataaggggataaactcaagaatggatacaagattatatatttttggtttttggtttaataccttgactatattatgaactttagttttgagtatattctataaggttttgattaaatcctttataaatgtatatatgtagctatgttaactaaagttggtttttatagctgatagtttcttattgagatttttgtctcatctttttccaaatgtttttaatgttttttttaggcgaggaagtgcaaggtaccgagaggggtactcgatcctagggagaggttcggttacagctacgaggtgcaagtcgtctctagggtattgcatccattttgtcatgtacatatatgtggatagtataTGTGTAAGGACGCTTGTATATcttgtttttggcagtgtccttttgtttggtATGTATTGtctacatatatgtatatataattagctgAAGTTGAGAACTTGTGGAGTAgtgtgatatgggttatgagtaagtcataacttgtctatataggtgatgctggaaaatcagattcaTATCTGAAcattgtgatgcatttttcgaccagatataggtcgtatctgtcatggagtcctaaatgaaagttctttatttttgtcttatgtttccaggggtttttgaatcgccttaatcggactccgtatgaaaaaatTATGCTGGAAATGatatatgttggtcattttagctttaaaccagatTTTGGGTTTTgtgttgatttttctccttatttgagagatactgctattggtttatataataagtcagtggtaatgtctcaccgtcttatctgatcttattttaggtcgggtttgacaTGGACTAGCCAGCTGGCATTCTGAATCAGTCAAATGACTGATTCTTCCCCAAATCAAACATGTACCCTCACAGAGATATCTAGCTGCTgtattttatttgaatttgagaAGTTAGGATTTGTTTCCTTTGCCTATTTAAAGACCTTGGGTGTTCATTCCCAAGGCACCATGTAAAAATCATCAACCAGCAGTCTGTAATTAGTTTTTAACCTAGTtatctataattttagatttcaTTATTGAGCATCCATTGTTATATTTATAAACTCTAAGCCTTCGAGAAtcattcatcttcttccatcCTGCCATTAACATCTGAGAAAGCTCCGCCCGCCTCTATACCACAAATTCTCAAGTCCTCATCTCCTCCAAGTTTAGAAAGATGATTGCTTGAGTTGATAGGTTTCAAAATGGATCTTTATCCTTTTATCTCTATTTACTTTTATAGATCCTTAAATGAATTCTGAAGGGGTCGTAATCTTGTGAGTTATTTAATGTCCGCATAACATATTGATTGAATCATTCAAAAGTCCCAATATCTTCAAGGTTCATATTGTGAGTCTAATCTAGTTGTCTAACCGGAGACTGTAGGTATTGGTGACACCACAGTAACAGACCCGAATTTCTGAACCCTTAGAGTTAGTTACGGCCTGTAACAAAGGAATTGTGTGCAAATTTAGTGCCCTAGGAGGATGAGTTGGTTCAATCTTTAAGTATGTGTTTGCCATATTGAATTCCTTATAATCATCAATCGAATGCTTCTTGAATACTTGTATTATCGTACCATTACCATCTACATTCTTGGGAATTTATGAATTACTTTGGATCAccttaggagtagattaatataaaaacaaattcaaaaatCAATTTACCATCGCCTAAATAACGATCCAAAACCAAGTAGTCTGGTACTTGCagtataaatcatgtggattcaatacctggactttccagattattacttgataacgacgggggtacacttatcccttagtgagtctttgaGCATTAGCTCGAGGTGCATCAGATGGCTTCTACGAGATTGAACCAATTTTGGCAACTAGTTTATCTGCCAAAAGGATGCAAAGCTATTGGGTTCTAAAAAAGTGAAGGGTTGATGGAAGTATCAAAATATCCAAAGCTTGTATAGTCACTAAGGGTTATAGACTTTGACGAAACCTTTTCTTCTATTCTGAGGTTCGCATCAATTAGATTGATTCTAGCCAGCATGGCAAGTTTAGATTTTGggctatatcaaatggatgtaaagacTATTTTTCTTAATAGAGAATTGGATGAAGAAATCTACATGGAACAACATGTAGGTTTCATCGAACAAAGATGCGAGAAAAATGTTTACAAATTGAATAAATCAATTTATGGCCTCGAAAAGTCTTCTAGACAATGGTACATTCGATTTCATAACGAGATAATAACAAATGACTtctaaattattgaaaatttgtCATCTTattgttatatgttgatgacattccATATGTGAACCAGGTGAAAGCTTAGCTAAACTCAAGTTTTAAAATGAAATGCATGGGAGAAGCGATGTATATTCTCGGAGTTAAGATTTCGATAGACCGTTCAAAGAATTTGTTCACCTTGTCTTAATAAacataagtaaaaaaaattctcgaTCAATTCAATATGTGAAATTTCAAGCTCATTCATAGCCCAGTGTCAAAGGACATGATCCTTATCACTAATTTGTGTCCTAAAATGCAATAAGAAGTTGATCGTATGAAAAATGTTCCATATGCTAGTGTTGTGGGTAGTCTTATGTATGTTATGTTGTGTACTTGGCCTGATATTTCTCATGTCGTTAGGATGGTAAGTAGATATTAGTCCAATCCTGGAGAAGAACATTGGAAAACTGTGAAAATGATACTAATGTCTCTTAAAGCTACTGCAGATTACTCATATGTGTTACAAAGTTTCATTCTTCTGATGCAACCAGCATAAATGGAGTCTACACTTCAAGAGGTAGCTCGTGAACCtacttatttattcaaattATTTATGTTATAATCTTGATatttttgtttgaatttttcctactttattttatttggatTTGTATTAGTTCGTTTTATTTCAACTTgtattaatttgttttatttgaacttttgctactttgttttatttggattgtattaatttattttatttggattATATTAGCATGTTTGTGTAAATTCTTGTATTGTATTTATTATAGTGTGTGGTTTCAATTTTTTAGTACGTGGATAGAAGTATTGCAATGAGAGGTGCAAAAGGCAAAAACAAACGCTTTTAGACTTTGAAAGAAGATAACACTCTTGCAGTTGCTTTGTGATTTAGCTACTAATCCACATTGGAAGCATGATAATGTATTTAGAAATAGTTAAATGGTTCACTTGGATGAGGTCAATGGCAAGGCCCTTCAAGGTTGTCGTTTGAAAGTTTTACCACACATTGAttctagtttaaaaaaaaaacttgttacCAAGTTTAGAGTTATTGTTCAAATGCTAGGTACACGTGAGTTCAAGTGGGATGATGAGAAGAACATGatttctgtggaaagaatgatGCACGATGAGTATTACATGATATGATGATTATTTTGTATTAGTTATATATTTTTCCTTAACATCATAAATGTTTCTTTAAAAGTGATTATTTATATGAATTTCTTTTGTTGAATTGTTATACTTATTCTAACCGCAAAAACTTGTATAGACAAGATTTTTCTCATTTGAATTTGAATGCCGATAGAGATTTATGGCAAAAACTATGCCACTGAATATCGAATGAGGGTTTTGTTGATGTAGTTAGCAATATGGAAAAAAATCGCTTATGTTCAAGTTATGATTAATTCAAGTGATGAGAAAGATACTACTGTTAGTGGTAATGAAACCCAAACAGTGGAAAGTTCCCATTCATCAAAGAAAGTGAAGGAGAGAAAACTTCCAAACATAAAAGGGGTAAGAAAGGAAACGATAATTCTGGTAGTTTGAACCGACTAACTTACAAGGTTTCATGAAAATCATGAATATACATCTTTCTATCATTGTAATGTCTCTTTTTAATGAACGTGAGCAACAAGTGGACGATGATTAGGGGTACAATATTTTCTTTGTGAAATAGATTAAATAGAATCATTCATTTCCTTTCTCTTGCGGGATATTTTCAATTACTATATGCAAATGAAAACATCAGTTTAatgtgttttgttttgtatttgaaaaataaaataaaaatgaaaacaatttGTGAAAGTAAAGTAATCCTCATGGtcaaatatttatttactaGTACTAGTAGTATGATGTAATAAAGTAAAAGAAGAGTAGAGTAAGCATATGTTAAGGCATGAAAAGAGGCATTGGGATTCCAATTAGGTGGGCTCTCTATTCGCTCGCTAACCAACGAGTGAGTATCAATTCAATTCTTCTCCCGTCCCTTTACCCCATTTCCCCGTTTCGTCAGCTGCCACacacttctttcttcttcttctcccaaTTTTCCATTTCCATCTAATCAAATGTCAACCCCTTTTCACTGCTATATCTCTCCTTAATCTCCATTTCCATCTTCCAATAACCCATTACTTTACACCTCCCAATTGATGGGTTACCTTTCTTGCAAGGCAGAATCCGCTATTGCCGTCTCCAACCCATCATCTCAATCCAAACAAGATAAACCCATTAAGATCCAGCAATTTCACTACAGTGATCTCGAGGCCGCCACTAATGGTTTCTCCGACCAGAAATTGTTGGGTAAAGGCAGCCATGGCTGCGTCTACAAAGCTGTAATCCGCGGCCGTCATGTTGCCATCAAAAAACCCTCCAGATGTCTTGAATTTGGCCAGGAAGTCGACAATGAGATGGAGATCTTGTCCAAGATTCACAGTCCTAGATTGGTAAACTTGTTAGGCTTTGCTAATGATACTAAACATAGATTGCTTGTTGTTGAATTTATGAGCAACGGCACTCTTTATGATGTTCTTCATTCTAATTCAAGACCCCCTAATTGGGCCCGCAGAATTCGATTAGCTCTGCAAATTGCTAAGGCTATCGACATTTTGCACTCACTTAACCCACCAGTAATTCATAGGGATATTAAGTCTGCAAATGTTTTGATTGATAGGAATTACAATGCTAGATTGGGTGATTTTGGTTTAGCATTAAGGTGTGGAAGTGATGATGATTATAGACTTAAGTCAACCCCACCTGCTGGTACTATGGGTTATCTTGATCCTTGTTATGTCACTCCAGACAATTTGAGTACTAAAACTGATGTCTTTAGTTTTGGTATTTTGTTGTTGGAGATCATTAGTGGGAGAAAAGCTATTGATGTTGGCCATTCTCCTCCTTCTATTGTGGATTGGGCAATTCCACTTATCAAGAAGGGGAAACTCGGATTTGTTTATGATCCCCGAATTGCCCCTCTAAAGGATCTTATAACTCGAAAGCAATTGGCTTTGATTGCTGCTAAATGTGTGAGATCTTGTAGGGAGAGGCGGCCATCGATGAAGGAGGTAGCAGATTGGCTTACTTCTTTGAGTAAATTGGTTCCTCTTCATTCCTGGAACGGGTTTAACAATCCCTGTATGATGGTGGAGACAGTGGGACGTCCTGTTGAAATGAGAATTCCCCAGTTTGGTATGAAACGGGATAGTATTGGAGAAGACAATTTTGATGGTGCAGATGATGAACTTGGTGTGAAATCTGTGAAGGATTCACGCAGAGTGTACTCGGATCTGGGGTTTCGGAGCAATCTGATGGAACTCATGGCTGGTGCAGAGGGGGAGACTGATGGGGTTGAATCTAATTTGAAGTCTGGAAATAGAGCTTCCAGTTCTAGGTTTAGTAGTGCAAGATATAGTACTAAGGGAAGACCAAGATCCAAGTCTCGTGTAGACGACAAAGTTCTCATTCGAATGAGAAAAAACCAATCTGCAGATGGTGGTTCAGATTTGTTTTCGGAACAGGATGGTGCGGTTGCTCTTTCAAGATTTAATACCGGAGTATGAAATCTAGTGAATTGTTGGGCAACTTCGAAGGTCATAAGCTTCTCGCTTGTGAATtacattgttttgttttgtgagTAGTTCATTGATTTATGAGTTTACAATTAATCAACAATCTTCATTGAAATTGAAATGgtaatgtgtttttaagtttgaCAAAGGACACATTGCTTGTCCATTTTTATATAGGCGCTGCTGTTTATCCTGTCATTCGTTGCATCTTCAGTAGGCAATACTGATGTATGATATGCTATTgcttttcaattaaaaaaatgttCATTCACaattcttcaattaaatatattcaACACATTAACTCAATCCAAATCTTCAAAGAAAGAATTTGTTACATTAATCAATTAAAGAAGTTCTCTCCTGATTTTTGGTCAAAGAAAAAGTAGAAAGATTCACGAGGATTACAACAAGGATCATCATACTTTCCTTTTCATGATAGAGAAATATAGATAATAGATACATTTATTTTGCATTCAAGAACTTGTAGCTTATATCATACTTGCTCTTTTTCCTTATGATTACTACCATTATGGTCTTCCTTTGAacataagcaaaaaaaaaataaaaaaaaaataaacattttgAGGCTGATTTTGGTGGACTGAGTACCTCATCATCTCAACACGTTAAGTTcctgttttctattttttatttctggTCACATTAAACTCTTAATGATTAACAGggtgtttggtattctattgggattgGGATAGGAATAAACAATGTTATCACAATtggaccggacatcaaaccggattggtgactgggtcacgggtcatttggtcggaccggatggcTTAGATTGATCGAACCAgatgatgtaataaataaataaataaataatatttatatatattaaatatatataattaatttaaaattatttttataaattatatatatccaaagcaaattataaacaacttttggtttgttattttttgtgaatttgagacttaaatatataacggataaatataatttagaataacttgaaatatgtaaACGTATTCTATGACATGCGATCTTTTTATcggtatattataaactcaaaacggacaagtgatgaatgagaaattgatgcttaaagtgaaccacttgaaatgctttagaagaagataaaaataaactaaGCATTCTTATCCCACATAGAAAAGAAATGAGAATATTAATTAGTAGAGGAAAGACTCTCTCACGTGCAGAGGGTGCAATCGATCTATCATCGGGTTAGGGGCGCACACACACGATGTGGGTGACGTGATGAATGCCACATTGGAATGAGCTCTCTTGGCCTCATTTTCCTAAATTTATATAGAGAATttgtctctttttttttctcttaattttttttttaaataatagcTCGGTGTGAACTGGGTTCACCGGTTTCCGGTTTAACCATTGGTCGAACCGATCCACTGCCGGTTCACACCAGTTTTCAGAGGGTTCATTAACCTAGTCAATGCCATATTGGAATGAGCTCTCTTAGTCTGGCCTCCTTTTCCTAAATTTATATAGAGAGTttgtctcttttttttcttaattttttttttaaataatagcTCGGTGTGAACTGGGTTCACCGGTTCTCGGTTTAACCACCGGTCGAACCGGTCCACTGTCGGTTCACACCAGTTTTCAGAGGGTTGATTAACCCAGTCAAGCTCGGACCGGACTTCCTACCGGTTCCCGATCGAACCGGTTCGACCAGCCGGTCCAGTCCAGGCTTGATAACATTAggaataaggataaaaatatgatagtcgataattattattcaatatttGGTACGTGCGATAGGGataaaaataatacattttactattttaaccttatttaaactacataacattaatttgagggataagattgactttttcatcctattaaaatcgcaagagcttatcccacctccttataccactcCCCTCTTGAGTATAGGATTTAAGCTTCTTATACCACTCGCctcttgggtataggatttAAAAGATAAGACTCATATCCCTCTCTTATCTCCCTAATCTATCTCTAAAACAAACATGGAATAATTCATCAAAGGTTTAATGTTTTTTCTCCCAAAAAATAAGATCACATGAACTTGTATTCTAATGGCATTaggataatatttattaaatatatattatattagatatgagataatgtttgataaatacaattattatctaaatagaaTACCTAAGTTGGTTAGGATTAACTAAACCTAATTGAATTGGGATTCAATTAATTGAACACTGTAAATAGACAACCTTGAGATTTTCGGCCAATACAAAATAAGAAATAAGATTTTTTCTCGTCCCTCATTCGACTAAATTATTTCCTCTATTCCATTCGTTTCTTAATTCATGTGGATACAGTTAGAGGTAATCTATACTTGATTGCTATTTGGTTTATTACTAgcttttggttttggtttttgtttttatttgtgttcATGATTGACGTGGCATCCACATggacacttcgtttgcaacggtagatagttcatcaaccAAGGTACATATGTCCAAtccatctttatatgaaataacgattaacgaatATTGGGAAATGGAAAttgataaaatagataaaaaaaaattatatttccgcTACGTTTAggtttgtctattttccttcaaagtCAACTTGGGATTGTGTATCATGCGTCTCCAACTCGATCACATGCTCAAGTTCCACCATCACTTCTGCTTGTTCAGAATGTAATTCATTTcattcttgaacttcattaaGTTTGATCGTGTTTCTCTTATCCATTTCCAATAGAAACTCCTTTTTCTAGCAAAACATCATGTTTGGACACAAATTCTTTCTGTTCATCTGAATGATTAAAAACTAATAACCAATAGTTTCttttgggtatccaatgaatataggataaatttcatcaatggtgtacaacgtttgtcccatttcacactttggtgtacaacctttaatttgtctcactaatatgtacgaacttataggtgacctcccactgtggtgtacagcaggtaaaaatgaccggtcaacgcttaGTCAACGCaccacctcagctttgaccggtcaaaaaatcaaaaaaatttaaccatttaatataaaattacttatatGCTCCTACCTCTCcatctattcatcttcttccctccatttctttctctctcttcaaattctctctctaactcctctctttctctctcttcaattaAATTTAGAAACATATATATAGCTATAATTGTACCATAGAAAACACTAGTAGCTATCATCATTTCTGTTATTTTCATCTCTTTTTAGAATTTAGTTTTTAGAAAACAGTTAATGTAATGTAAGCTT includes:
- the LOC136226981 gene encoding serine/threonine-protein kinase-like protein At3g51990; amino-acid sequence: MGYLSCKAESAIAVSNPSSQSKQDKPIKIQQFHYSDLEAATNGFSDQKLLGKGSHGCVYKAVIRGRHVAIKKPSRCLEFGQEVDNEMEILSKIHSPRLVNLLGFANDTKHRLLVVEFMSNGTLYDVLHSNSRPPNWARRIRLALQIAKAIDILHSLNPPVIHRDIKSANVLIDRNYNARLGDFGLALRCGSDDDYRLKSTPPAGTMGYLDPCYVTPDNLSTKTDVFSFGILLLEIISGRKAIDVGHSPPSIVDWAIPLIKKGKLGFVYDPRIAPLKDLITRKQLALIAAKCVRSCRERRPSMKEVADWLTSLSKLVPLHSWNGFNNPCMMVETVGRPVEMRIPQFGMKRDSIGEDNFDGADDELGVKSVKDSRRVYSDLGFRSNLMELMAGAEGETDGVESNLKSGNRASSSRFSSARYSTKGRPRSKSRVDDKVLIRMRKNQSADGGSDLFSEQDGAVALSRFNTGV